One part of the Sphingobium yanoikuyae genome encodes these proteins:
- a CDS encoding transglutaminase-like domain-containing protein, with protein sequence MLIRCGYDIEFSTENRTAMMAMLSLHPSRHQDLRTPQRLIAAPDIPLYQFEDGFGNVATRLTIPPGNVRLSCDFVIEDSGDPDQRSPSGPQMPVEELPDAVMPFLLGSRYCETDRLMDVAWAQFGHLASARERVEAIVGFVHHHIEFGYQHARADKTAWNGYQERKGVCRDFAHLAITLCRCMNIPARYCTGYLGDIGVPPVDAPMDFSAWFDVYIDGAWYTHDARHNRPRIGRILMARGRDATDVALTTAFGPANLVRFQVHTQEVTALD encoded by the coding sequence ATGCTGATCCGGTGCGGCTATGATATCGAATTCTCGACCGAGAACCGGACGGCGATGATGGCCATGCTCAGCCTGCATCCATCGCGCCATCAGGATCTGCGAACGCCGCAGCGGCTGATAGCGGCGCCCGACATTCCGCTTTATCAATTCGAGGACGGGTTCGGCAATGTCGCCACCCGGCTCACCATCCCACCGGGCAATGTGCGCTTGTCATGCGACTTTGTGATCGAGGATAGCGGAGATCCCGACCAGCGCTCGCCCAGTGGTCCTCAGATGCCGGTGGAAGAGCTTCCAGATGCCGTCATGCCCTTTCTTCTGGGCAGCCGCTATTGCGAAACCGACCGTCTGATGGACGTGGCATGGGCTCAATTTGGTCATCTGGCCAGCGCGCGGGAAAGGGTGGAGGCGATCGTGGGCTTCGTGCATCATCATATTGAATTTGGCTATCAGCATGCGCGCGCCGACAAGACCGCCTGGAATGGCTATCAGGAGCGAAAGGGCGTGTGCCGTGACTTCGCCCATCTCGCCATAACCTTGTGCCGCTGCATGAATATTCCCGCTCGCTATTGCACCGGTTACCTCGGCGACATCGGCGTGCCTCCGGTAGATGCTCCGATGGATTTCAGTGCATGGTTCGATGTCTATATCGACGGCGCCTGGTATACCCATGATGCGCGCCATAACCGCCCGCGCATCGGCCGGATCCTGATGGCACGCGGGCGCGATGCCACCGACGTAGCCTTGACGACGGCTTTTGGCCCGGCAAATCTGGTGCGATTTCAGGTGCACACCCAGGAAGTAACCGCCCTTGACTGA
- a CDS encoding M3 family metallopeptidase, with the protein MTEQSDPLLQPWPGPLGAPPFARIGDDQFLRAVTTSIAWHKAELDAICEQVAPATFENTIAALERSGEPLARVRRLFWALSSAKGTLAIREAEAEISARLSAHAVAISHNAQLAARVFAVHASRHESGLTPEQVRLVEDSHASFLRGGAALTRAGKYRFAAIEARLSALAVQFGQNVLAATNAWVLDLEQNELEGLPSAICEAAAARATAKGLQDRYHITLDRTDLEAFLTFSKRRDLREALWRAFTARCDGDQHDNWPIIAEMLALRRERAVLLGYADHAHYALADSMAHDPAAASALMRQLWAPGKRRATQEAAELQALIDAEGGDFRLAPWDWRFYAEQVRRTRYALDTAAAAEHLRLDAVRQAAFDTAGRLYGLSFYRRADIEGYHPDVWAWEVKESNGSTVGLLFTDYLARPEKHGGAWMGSLRVQEAMDGDVRPIVYLVANFAAAPPPDRGATRLSIDEARTLFHEFGHALHGLLSRVTYPSQSGTAVARDFVEFPSKFMENWIVSPQVLADLGMPEDLISAIREAEAYGQGFATVELIGCALVDLAIHQNPDAQIDPRAFVEAQLDALAMPRAVGLRHRFPYFTHIFDGGYSAAYYSYAWSEALDADAFEAFVATGDIFDPGLASRFREEILAAGNSRDPMASFQAFLGRAPDGTALMRARHLLDA; encoded by the coding sequence TTGACTGAGCAAAGCGACCCGCTTCTCCAACCCTGGCCTGGCCCGCTTGGCGCGCCACCTTTTGCGCGGATAGGTGATGACCAGTTCCTTCGCGCGGTCACGACCAGCATCGCCTGGCACAAGGCTGAACTTGATGCGATTTGCGAGCAGGTCGCGCCCGCGACCTTCGAGAATACGATTGCCGCACTGGAACGGTCGGGCGAGCCGCTCGCGCGCGTCCGGCGGTTGTTCTGGGCCCTGTCCTCGGCGAAGGGCACGCTGGCCATCCGCGAGGCGGAAGCTGAGATTTCGGCGCGACTTAGCGCGCATGCCGTCGCCATAAGCCATAATGCCCAATTGGCAGCGCGCGTCTTCGCAGTCCATGCTTCACGGCACGAGAGCGGCCTCACCCCGGAACAGGTCCGCCTCGTGGAGGATAGCCATGCAAGCTTCCTTAGAGGCGGCGCAGCATTGACGAGGGCTGGCAAGTACCGCTTTGCCGCCATCGAGGCTCGCCTGTCTGCCCTAGCAGTTCAATTCGGGCAGAATGTGCTTGCCGCAACAAATGCCTGGGTGCTCGATCTGGAGCAGAATGAGCTTGAGGGACTGCCCAGCGCAATATGCGAGGCGGCTGCGGCGCGAGCAACAGCAAAGGGGTTGCAGGACCGTTATCACATAACGCTCGATCGCACCGACCTGGAGGCATTTCTGACCTTTTCGAAGAGGCGCGACTTGCGCGAGGCCCTATGGCGGGCCTTCACCGCACGCTGCGACGGCGACCAACATGATAATTGGCCCATCATCGCCGAAATGCTCGCGTTGCGCAGGGAAAGGGCGGTCCTGCTGGGCTATGCCGACCATGCGCATTATGCGCTGGCCGACAGCATGGCGCATGATCCGGCAGCAGCGAGCGCGCTGATGCGCCAGCTGTGGGCGCCGGGCAAACGGCGCGCAACGCAGGAAGCTGCTGAACTGCAGGCATTGATCGATGCGGAGGGCGGCGATTTCCGCCTCGCGCCCTGGGACTGGCGCTTTTACGCGGAACAGGTACGACGCACCCGTTACGCACTCGATACTGCGGCAGCTGCGGAGCATTTGCGGCTCGATGCGGTGCGGCAGGCAGCATTCGACACAGCCGGCCGACTTTATGGCCTGAGCTTCTACAGGCGTGCGGACATAGAAGGCTATCATCCGGACGTCTGGGCCTGGGAAGTGAAGGAGAGCAACGGGAGCACTGTGGGTCTGCTCTTCACCGACTATCTGGCCCGCCCGGAAAAACATGGTGGCGCTTGGATGGGAAGCCTGCGGGTGCAAGAAGCGATGGATGGCGACGTGCGCCCGATCGTCTATCTGGTCGCCAATTTTGCCGCTGCTCCGCCACCCGACCGGGGTGCGACCCGCCTTTCGATTGATGAGGCGCGCACCTTGTTTCATGAATTTGGCCATGCATTGCATGGGCTTCTTTCACGAGTCACCTACCCCAGCCAGTCCGGAACTGCGGTTGCCCGCGACTTCGTGGAATTTCCGAGCAAGTTCATGGAGAACTGGATTGTCAGCCCGCAGGTGCTCGCCGATCTTGGGATGCCTGAAGATCTGATCAGCGCCATTCGCGAGGCGGAGGCTTATGGTCAGGGCTTTGCCACCGTGGAATTGATCGGTTGCGCATTGGTGGACCTTGCCATCCACCAGAATCCGGACGCTCAGATCGATCCTCGCGCATTTGTCGAGGCGCAGCTTGATGCGCTCGCAATGCCCCGCGCGGTCGGGTTGCGCCATCGCTTTCCCTATTTCACGCATATCTTTGATGGCGGCTATTCGGCTGCCTATTATAGCTATGCCTGGTCCGAAGCACTGGATGCCGACGCATTTGAGGCTTTTGTCGCGACAGGTGATATTTTCGACCCCGGTCTCGCATCGCGGTTCCGCGAAGAGATACTCGCCGCAGGAAATAGCCGCGATCCCATGGCGTCCTTTCAGGCCTTCCTGGGACGCGCGCCCGACGGAACGGCCTTGATGCGAGCAAGGCATCTTCTCGACGCTTGA
- a CDS encoding transglutaminase-like domain-containing protein, whose protein sequence is MLIRAGYELVLETGAPTPLISLLTIRPSRFPDLRSPHRIRTGAPIPTHDYRDSFGNICTRMTLPAGRTTLSCDFTIADSGLHDRQSPSAVQHEVRDLPSDVLIYLMGSRYCETDLLCQKAWYHFGHIAPGWQRVQSIVDFVHQHLTYGYQYARCTRTAWEAYNERVGVCRDFAHLAVALCRCMNIPARYCSGYLGDIGVDPVDVPMDFHAWFEVYLGGEWHSFDARHHVPRIGRILMACGRDAADTALTTAFGPMRLASFKVHTDEVIQIGQHVDTPLTIAA, encoded by the coding sequence ATGCTCATTCGTGCTGGCTATGAACTGGTCCTGGAAACCGGTGCTCCTACGCCGTTAATTTCCCTCCTCACGATCCGACCGTCTAGGTTTCCCGATCTTCGCAGCCCCCACAGGATCAGGACAGGCGCGCCGATCCCGACCCATGATTACCGTGACAGCTTTGGCAATATCTGCACACGCATGACCCTGCCGGCAGGGCGCACTACCCTGTCATGTGACTTCACCATTGCCGATAGCGGCCTGCACGATCGCCAAAGTCCATCGGCAGTCCAGCATGAAGTTCGGGATTTGCCCTCGGACGTCCTTATCTATCTCATGGGAAGCCGTTATTGCGAGACCGATCTCCTCTGCCAGAAAGCCTGGTATCATTTCGGCCATATCGCGCCCGGGTGGCAGCGTGTGCAGTCCATTGTCGATTTCGTGCACCAGCATCTGACCTACGGATATCAATATGCGCGATGCACCAGGACCGCTTGGGAGGCATATAATGAGCGGGTTGGCGTATGCCGGGACTTTGCCCATCTTGCAGTGGCCCTATGCCGGTGCATGAACATTCCGGCACGATATTGCAGCGGATATCTTGGCGATATCGGCGTCGATCCGGTTGATGTCCCAATGGATTTCCACGCCTGGTTCGAAGTGTACCTGGGTGGTGAGTGGCACAGTTTCGATGCGCGGCATCATGTCCCTCGCATAGGGCGCATCCTGATGGCGTGCGGACGCGACGCAGCCGATACCGCTTTGACCACGGCGTTCGGTCCGATGCGACTGGCCTCGTTCAAGGTTCATACTGATGAGGTGATCCAGATCGGACAGCATGTCGACACCCCGCTGACCATCGCCGCCTGA
- a CDS encoding ATP-binding protein — protein sequence MGAMMTVTYRGPQILPRGSQVQGPAREPSDIELLHAISVTLIAENDRFELYGKIVEAAVAITGSQFGTMQLLCPADDPSGHGGQLQLLAHRGLRAEAVGFWQWVSPAAYSSCTLALKMGQRAIVPDFEKWADIAGTADLDAFRAAGIRSAQTTPLLSRTGRLLGMISTHWDRPHHPSERDLRLLDILARQAADLLERTIAEEQLRLLNDTLEARVEERSRELSSAQDQLRQLQKMEAIGQLTGGVAHDFNNLLTIIRGSADLLATRELPREKQKKYIDAISETADRAAKLTSQLLAFARRQALRPETFNAARKVEAVADMLRTVVGSRIALVVDPICTSCFVEVDASQFETALINMAVNARDAMNGEGRITLSVEAAGSIPARGGLAAARGDFVRISVTDEGLGMSEGQIEHIFEPFFTTKEVGKGTGLGLSQVYGFIKQSGGEIDVASRLGIGTTFSLYLPRAAAPHSLEDVTPSGRCAIQHANILIVEDNEPVGDFASQLLEDLGYKTWRAANAPEAIAVLERSHANIDIVFSDVVMPGIDGLELGRQIRARWPEIPVVLTSGYSHVLADDSRHGFPLLHKPYSVNELSRLLGEICIGEERKHQAVI from the coding sequence ATGGGAGCGATGATGACTGTCACATATCGTGGGCCGCAGATATTGCCGCGTGGGTCGCAAGTTCAGGGCCCGGCCAGGGAACCGTCCGATATCGAGTTGCTTCACGCGATCAGCGTTACGCTCATCGCCGAGAATGATCGGTTCGAACTCTATGGCAAGATCGTGGAGGCCGCTGTTGCCATCACCGGCTCCCAGTTCGGGACGATGCAACTCCTTTGCCCCGCCGATGACCCTTCGGGACATGGGGGGCAACTCCAGTTGCTGGCGCACAGAGGCTTGCGGGCAGAAGCGGTCGGGTTCTGGCAGTGGGTCAGTCCAGCAGCCTACAGCAGTTGCACGCTAGCCCTGAAAATGGGTCAGCGCGCCATTGTTCCTGATTTCGAGAAATGGGCCGATATCGCCGGGACTGCCGACCTCGATGCGTTTCGCGCCGCGGGCATCCGCTCGGCTCAGACCACGCCGCTTCTCTCGCGCACCGGCCGCTTGCTCGGCATGATCTCCACCCATTGGGATCGTCCGCATCATCCTTCCGAGCGGGACCTGCGTCTGCTCGATATCCTCGCCCGGCAGGCCGCAGACCTTCTGGAGCGGACCATTGCGGAAGAACAGCTGCGCCTGCTCAATGACACGCTGGAGGCGCGTGTCGAGGAGCGTTCGCGCGAACTGTCCTCGGCTCAGGATCAGCTTCGCCAACTTCAGAAGATGGAAGCGATCGGGCAACTGACAGGCGGCGTTGCGCATGATTTCAACAATCTTCTCACCATCATCCGTGGGTCCGCCGACCTTCTCGCGACCCGCGAGCTGCCGCGCGAGAAGCAGAAGAAATATATTGATGCCATCTCGGAGACCGCGGACCGTGCGGCGAAGCTGACGAGCCAGCTTCTCGCTTTTGCGCGCCGCCAGGCCCTTCGACCAGAGACGTTCAATGCCGCGCGCAAGGTTGAAGCCGTTGCGGATATGCTTCGAACGGTCGTGGGTTCGCGCATTGCCCTTGTTGTCGACCCGATCTGCACCTCCTGTTTTGTCGAAGTCGATGCGAGCCAGTTCGAAACCGCGCTGATCAACATGGCGGTGAACGCGCGCGACGCGATGAACGGAGAGGGACGGATTACCCTGTCGGTGGAAGCGGCCGGATCAATCCCGGCCCGCGGCGGCCTCGCGGCTGCCAGGGGCGATTTCGTCAGGATTTCCGTGACGGATGAGGGTTTGGGCATGAGCGAAGGGCAGATAGAACATATATTCGAGCCATTCTTCACGACCAAGGAGGTGGGCAAGGGTACGGGTTTGGGACTGAGCCAGGTCTATGGCTTTATCAAACAGTCCGGTGGCGAGATCGACGTTGCAAGTCGGTTGGGTATCGGGACGACGTTCAGCCTCTATCTGCCGCGGGCTGCCGCGCCACATTCCCTGGAGGATGTCACGCCGTCAGGACGTTGCGCCATCCAGCATGCGAATATTCTGATCGTCGAGGATAATGAGCCGGTCGGAGACTTCGCTTCGCAGCTCCTCGAGGATCTTGGTTACAAGACGTGGCGTGCGGCCAATGCTCCTGAGGCGATCGCGGTGCTTGAGCGTTCGCACGCCAATATCGATATCGTTTTTTCAGATGTCGTCATGCCCGGGATCGATGGTCTGGAGCTTGGGCGTCAGATCCGGGCGCGCTGGCCGGAAATCCCCGTGGTGCTCACCAGTGGCTATAGCCATGTCCTGGCTGATGATAGCCGCCATGGCTTTCCACTTCTGCACAAACCCTATTCGGTGAATGAACTGTCCCGACTGTTGGGAGAGATATGCATCGGCGAAGAACGAAAGCATCAGGCGGTAATATAG
- a CDS encoding catalase: MAVSGPKSDAALENGLADHQPGAGSPDYETMVGEGGETQQRLQDERSGDALTDNFGHRIADNQNSLKAGARGPTLLEDFVLREKIFHFDHERIPERIVHARGSGAHGIFECTKAIPDVTKASIFQKKGASCPVFVRFSTVAGGAGSVDTPRDVRGFAVKFYTEAGNWDLVGNNIPVFFIQDAMKFPDLIHSVKMEADRGYPQAASAHDTFWDFVSLMPESMHMIMWAMSDRAIPRSLRMMEGFGVHSFRFINQDGDGKFVKFHWKPVLGVASQVWDEAVKTAGADPDFHRRDLYEAIASGDYPAWDLGVQIFDEAWAAEQPYDVLDATKLIPEEDIPVEIIGRLTLNRNVDNFFAETEQVAFLPSNVIPGIDFTNDPLLQGRLFSYLDTQKSRLGTTNFHQIPINAPKCPFHNMQRDGLMQTLVPKGRANYEPNSLNEAGEDSGPRVAPETGFTSFSDNGERNDPTDKMRIRAETFADHYSQARMFYLSQTENEQAHIASAIVFELSKVVMPHVRLRVLSRLRNIDEDLAQRVADGLSIALPEKAPAARDLVEMPISDALSIQKNAKDGFAGRKVGILFAEGSDKAMVEKLKTGVEKAGGSVFLVAPKIGPLKVKGGTLEADGKLDGSPSVLFDAIASVLMPQSAEILSKQGAAVQWFMDAYGHCKTIAHCPGTQIILDKAGVEKDDGVIPNEMLLDKGPKRHWAREPKIRDLA; the protein is encoded by the coding sequence ATGGCCGTTTCGGGTCCCAAAAGTGATGCTGCTCTGGAAAATGGTCTTGCCGATCACCAGCCCGGAGCTGGAAGTCCCGATTATGAGACGATGGTCGGAGAAGGCGGAGAGACGCAGCAGAGGTTGCAGGATGAGCGCTCCGGTGATGCCCTGACAGACAATTTCGGGCATCGGATCGCAGACAATCAGAATAGTCTGAAGGCCGGCGCCCGCGGTCCCACGCTGCTGGAAGATTTCGTACTGCGCGAGAAAATCTTCCATTTTGACCATGAACGCATCCCTGAACGGATCGTCCATGCACGCGGCTCTGGCGCCCATGGGATTTTCGAGTGCACCAAGGCCATTCCCGATGTGACCAAAGCGAGCATTTTCCAGAAGAAGGGTGCGAGCTGCCCTGTGTTCGTTCGTTTCTCCACTGTGGCCGGTGGCGCGGGTTCCGTTGATACACCGCGCGATGTGCGCGGCTTTGCTGTGAAATTCTACACGGAAGCCGGCAACTGGGACCTGGTCGGCAACAACATCCCGGTATTCTTCATTCAGGATGCGATGAAATTTCCTGACCTGATCCATTCGGTGAAAATGGAAGCGGATCGGGGCTATCCCCAGGCTGCGAGCGCCCATGACACCTTCTGGGATTTTGTATCGCTCATGCCCGAGAGCATGCACATGATCATGTGGGCCATGTCCGATCGGGCCATTCCTCGCTCGCTGCGGATGATGGAAGGATTTGGCGTCCACAGCTTCCGCTTCATCAACCAAGACGGCGACGGCAAGTTCGTGAAGTTCCACTGGAAACCGGTTCTGGGCGTTGCGTCCCAGGTCTGGGACGAGGCTGTCAAGACGGCAGGCGCCGACCCCGATTTTCATCGCCGCGATCTGTACGAAGCCATTGCCAGCGGTGATTATCCCGCCTGGGACCTGGGCGTGCAGATTTTCGATGAGGCTTGGGCGGCAGAACAGCCCTATGATGTGCTGGATGCAACCAAGCTGATCCCGGAAGAGGATATTCCTGTCGAGATCATCGGGCGCCTCACGCTCAATCGCAATGTCGACAATTTCTTTGCCGAGACAGAGCAGGTGGCCTTCCTGCCCAGCAACGTCATTCCAGGCATCGACTTCACGAATGACCCCCTGCTGCAGGGGCGGCTTTTCTCTTATCTCGATACGCAAAAGTCGCGTTTGGGAACGACCAACTTCCATCAGATCCCGATCAATGCGCCCAAATGCCCCTTCCACAATATGCAGCGCGACGGGTTGATGCAGACGCTGGTCCCCAAGGGGCGCGCCAATTACGAGCCGAACAGCCTGAACGAGGCTGGCGAGGATAGTGGTCCACGCGTTGCGCCCGAAACCGGCTTCACATCCTTTAGCGATAATGGAGAACGCAACGATCCCACTGACAAGATGCGGATACGTGCCGAAACATTTGCCGATCATTATAGTCAGGCGCGGATGTTCTATCTGTCGCAGACCGAGAATGAACAGGCGCACATCGCATCGGCCATTGTCTTCGAGTTGTCGAAGGTGGTGATGCCTCATGTGCGGCTTCGGGTTCTCTCGCGTCTGCGCAACATTGACGAGGATCTGGCGCAACGAGTCGCCGACGGGCTGTCGATCGCTCTGCCTGAAAAGGCGCCAGCAGCCCGAGACCTTGTGGAGATGCCCATCTCCGACGCTCTTTCTATCCAGAAGAATGCCAAGGATGGCTTCGCCGGCCGCAAGGTCGGAATTCTGTTTGCCGAAGGCTCCGACAAGGCGATGGTGGAGAAGCTCAAGACGGGCGTGGAGAAAGCAGGCGGCAGCGTCTTTCTGGTTGCGCCCAAAATTGGTCCCCTCAAGGTCAAGGGCGGAACGCTCGAAGCGGACGGCAAGCTCGATGGCTCGCCCTCCGTGCTGTTCGATGCGATTGCCTCCGTGCTGATGCCGCAAAGCGCGGAAATATTGTCGAAGCAAGGCGCTGCGGTCCAATGGTTCATGGACGCCTATGGCCATTGCAAGACCATCGCCCATTGCCCCGGCACGCAGATCATCCTCGACAAGGCGGGGGTGGAAAAGGACGACGGCGTCATTCCAAACGAGATGCTGCTGGACAAGGGCCCCAAGCGGCACTGGGCGCGAGAGCCGAAAATCCGCGATCTCGCCTGA
- a CDS encoding nucleoside deaminase, which translates to MIQPEDEAWMREAIAIARSKGSDPSTSPLGCVIVLDGRMIAGERNQTQELPDATAHAEMMAIRRGCENSGDMELRGATLYSTLQPCGMCTMASIWAKVGRVVYGAGRHDVHQMYFEARHVDTLDFVAEAYRDDISIEGGCLRAECAELYYPPDADLSEEEQANL; encoded by the coding sequence ATGATTCAGCCCGAAGACGAAGCATGGATGCGCGAGGCTATCGCGATTGCGCGTTCAAAAGGGTCTGATCCTTCAACCTCCCCTCTGGGCTGCGTGATCGTGCTGGATGGGAGGATGATAGCCGGCGAACGCAATCAGACTCAGGAGTTACCCGACGCGACAGCCCATGCAGAAATGATGGCGATCAGGCGCGGTTGCGAGAATAGCGGTGACATGGAGCTGCGCGGCGCAACGCTTTATTCGACGCTTCAGCCATGTGGAATGTGCACGATGGCATCGATCTGGGCAAAGGTCGGAAGGGTCGTTTACGGCGCTGGAAGGCATGATGTTCATCAGATGTATTTCGAGGCAAGGCATGTCGACACGCTGGATTTCGTAGCAGAAGCCTATCGCGATGATATCTCGATAGAGGGGGGATGCCTGCGCGCGGAATGCGCTGAACTTTACTACCCGCCTGACGCAGATCTTTCGGAGGAGGAACAGGCCAACCTATAA